A genomic region of Micromonospora sp. NBC_01796 contains the following coding sequences:
- a CDS encoding RluA family pseudouridine synthase, with amino-acid sequence MTSSTYGSGPARAVGDQRSLPVPDGLDGMRLDQAVARLFGLSRTAAATLVEGGDALVDGTPRPKSDKVSAGSWLEVTLPAPPVPPQVVPQSVDGLRVIYADDDIVVVDKPVGVAAHPSPGWTGPTVIGGLAGIGHTIATSGAAERQGVVHRLDVGTTGVMVVAKSEQAYSALKRAFKVREVEKRYHAVVQGHLDPLRGTVDAPIDRHPTHDWRWAVMADGKPSITHYDTLEAFPAASLLDVRLETGRTHQIRVHLSALRHPCVGDLTYGADPTLSARLGLDRQWLHARELSFLHPRTAEEVRFVSDYPDDLKKALAVLRD; translated from the coding sequence ATGACCTCCTCCACGTACGGATCGGGACCGGCCCGCGCGGTCGGCGACCAGCGGTCGCTGCCGGTGCCCGACGGACTCGACGGGATGCGCCTGGACCAGGCCGTCGCCCGCCTGTTCGGGCTCTCCCGGACCGCCGCCGCCACCCTCGTCGAAGGCGGTGACGCGCTGGTCGACGGCACCCCCCGCCCCAAGTCCGACAAGGTCAGCGCGGGTTCCTGGCTGGAGGTGACCCTGCCGGCGCCACCGGTTCCCCCGCAGGTCGTCCCGCAGTCGGTGGACGGCCTCCGGGTGATCTACGCCGACGACGACATCGTCGTGGTGGACAAGCCGGTCGGCGTCGCCGCCCACCCCAGCCCCGGCTGGACCGGACCGACGGTGATCGGCGGCCTGGCCGGCATCGGCCACACCATCGCCACCAGCGGTGCCGCCGAACGGCAGGGCGTGGTGCACCGGCTCGACGTGGGCACCACCGGCGTGATGGTGGTGGCCAAGAGCGAGCAGGCGTACAGCGCCCTCAAGCGGGCCTTCAAGGTGCGCGAGGTGGAGAAGCGCTACCACGCGGTGGTCCAGGGACACCTCGACCCGCTGCGCGGCACCGTGGACGCGCCGATCGACCGGCACCCCACCCACGACTGGCGGTGGGCGGTGATGGCAGATGGCAAGCCGAGCATCACCCACTACGACACGCTCGAGGCGTTCCCGGCGGCGAGCCTGCTCGACGTACGGCTGGAGACCGGGCGTACGCACCAGATCCGGGTGCACCTGTCCGCCCTGCGTCACCCCTGCGTGGGTGACCTGACGTACGGCGCGGATCCGACGCTTTCCGCCAGACTCGGACTGGATCGGCAGTGGCTGCATGCCCGAGAGCTCAGTTTTCTCCACCCCCGTACGGCCGAAGAGGTTCGCTTCGTCAGCGACTACCCTGACGATCTGAAGAAGGCGCTCGCCGTACTGCGCGACTGA
- a CDS encoding AAA family ATPase, translating into METDYGRAEPGYGRAEPTAYGRPEPEYGRPDAAGYGRAEPGYARPDAAGYARPEPDYGRADPAGYGRPEAPTYGRTEPEYGRPDAAGYGRAEPGYGRAEPAAYGRPEPDHGRPDAPAYGRPEPDHGRADPTAYGRVDPGYAPARSGSVGAASVPTAVPLPTAGPTAGPPPIIAPPIITPVVPPVPDPVAPAPVSAAARVAPVRGGAAVRGAAAPANGNSYGAPGRVEWREGAPDAEVDRAVSVLRRDLGTPRVLAFANPKGGVHKTTATVLAAATVGSVRGRGVLAWDDNELRGTLGLRAGSARHARTIRHLITDLAEVELRTGTDLTGRLDDYLRHASDGSYNVLAGEESPRFASRLDQQTVRRVLDLLRRTQDVICVDTGNNVESVNWQTVIQAADQLVVTTVPREDAAFAADWMLDLLHEVGMGELADNAVTLVSCPTPGRSPLQADLERHFATRTRAVVVVPYDPALESGSSIEYGNLQHDTRQAWLKAASVMIEPFAR; encoded by the coding sequence ATGGAGACCGACTACGGCCGGGCGGAGCCGGGCTACGGCCGGGCCGAGCCGACCGCCTACGGTCGCCCCGAGCCGGAGTACGGCCGCCCCGACGCGGCCGGTTACGGCCGGGCCGAGCCGGGCTACGCCCGCCCGGACGCCGCCGGTTACGCCCGCCCCGAGCCTGACTACGGTCGGGCGGACCCCGCCGGCTACGGCCGCCCGGAGGCTCCCACCTACGGTCGCACCGAGCCGGAGTACGGCCGGCCCGACGCGGCCGGTTACGGCCGGGCGGAACCGGGATACGGTCGCGCGGAACCGGCCGCCTACGGCCGCCCCGAGCCGGACCACGGTCGCCCGGACGCTCCCGCCTACGGTCGCCCCGAGCCGGACCACGGCCGGGCCGATCCCACCGCGTACGGCCGGGTCGATCCCGGTTATGCCCCGGCCCGGTCCGGTTCGGTCGGCGCGGCCTCGGTACCGACCGCGGTTCCGCTGCCGACCGCCGGCCCGACGGCCGGACCGCCCCCGATCATCGCGCCGCCCATCATCACCCCGGTCGTGCCGCCGGTGCCGGACCCGGTGGCACCCGCACCGGTCTCGGCGGCGGCCCGGGTCGCACCGGTACGCGGTGGTGCCGCCGTCCGGGGCGCCGCGGCACCCGCGAACGGCAACTCCTACGGCGCCCCCGGCCGGGTCGAGTGGCGGGAGGGCGCACCGGACGCCGAGGTCGACCGCGCGGTCAGCGTGCTGCGACGCGACCTCGGCACCCCCAGGGTGCTCGCCTTCGCCAACCCGAAGGGCGGGGTGCACAAGACCACCGCGACGGTGCTCGCCGCCGCCACCGTGGGCAGTGTGCGGGGCCGGGGGGTGCTCGCCTGGGACGACAACGAGCTGCGCGGCACCCTCGGGTTGCGCGCCGGCAGCGCCCGGCACGCCCGTACCATCCGGCACCTGATCACCGACCTGGCCGAGGTCGAACTGCGCACCGGTACGGACCTGACCGGGCGGCTCGACGACTACCTGCGGCACGCCTCGGACGGGTCGTACAACGTGCTGGCGGGCGAGGAGAGCCCCCGGTTCGCGTCCCGACTGGACCAGCAGACCGTACGGCGGGTGCTCGACCTGCTGCGGCGTACCCAGGACGTGATCTGCGTCGACACCGGCAACAACGTGGAGAGCGTCAACTGGCAGACGGTGATCCAGGCCGCCGACCAGTTGGTGGTCACCACCGTGCCCCGCGAGGACGCGGCGTTCGCGGCCGACTGGATGCTCGACCTGCTGCACGAGGTGGGCATGGGTGAACTGGCCGACAACGCGGTCACCCTGGTCTCCTGCCCCACACCGGGCCGGTCGCCGTTGCAGGCCGACCTGGAACGGCACTTCGCCACGCGTACCCGCGCGGTGGTCGTGGTCCCGTACGACCCGGCGCTGGAGAGCGGTTCGTCGATCGAGTACGGCAACCTCCAGCACGACACCCGGCAGGCCTGGCTGAAGGCGGCCTCGGTCATGATCGAGCCGTTCGCCCGCTGA